In a single window of the Anaplasma platys genome:
- the rplX gene encoding 50S ribosomal protein L24 — protein sequence MAKIVSGDDVIVIAGGDKGKVGKVVKVLRKEGRVLAKVASVAMCKKSVKPTKNREGGIFSMERFIDMSNVAFYDSEAGVKSRVGYKFVDGKKVRYLKSSGRVLD from the coding sequence GTGGCTAAGATCGTTAGTGGAGATGATGTTATTGTTATCGCCGGCGGGGATAAGGGAAAAGTTGGAAAGGTCGTTAAGGTTTTAAGGAAGGAAGGACGAGTTCTTGCTAAGGTGGCCTCTGTAGCTATGTGTAAGAAGAGTGTTAAGCCCACAAAAAATCGCGAGGGCGGTATTTTCAGCATGGAAAGATTTATAGATATGTCTAATGTTGCTTTTTATGATAGCGAGGCTGGGGTTAAGTCCAGGGTTGGGTATAAGTTTGTTGATGGGAAGAAGGTGCGTTACCTGAAAAGTTCTGGAAGGGTTTTGGATTAG
- the rplE gene encoding 50S ribosomal protein L5 produces the protein MLGSLSKDEIAKSLVGKLGRKNVMQVPKVLKVCLNMGIGLSATDSKVIDSCTRDLAMISAQKPVVTRAKKSIAGFKIRKGFPIGCMVTLRGKRMYEFLDRLVNIALPRERDFRGLSMSQLDGHGNVSFGIREHISFLEVDYDKIDKVRGLDVSIVTTAKSDEDAKVLLMELGFPFVS, from the coding sequence ATGTTAGGGAGTTTGTCTAAGGACGAAATTGCTAAGTCTCTTGTTGGTAAGCTTGGCAGAAAGAATGTGATGCAAGTACCCAAGGTGCTGAAGGTTTGTTTGAACATGGGTATAGGCCTCAGTGCCACGGATAGCAAAGTTATAGATTCGTGCACTAGGGATCTGGCTATGATATCTGCGCAAAAGCCGGTGGTTACCCGCGCTAAGAAGTCCATAGCGGGGTTTAAGATACGCAAGGGGTTCCCCATAGGTTGTATGGTCACCCTTAGGGGAAAGAGAATGTACGAGTTTTTAGATAGGCTAGTCAATATAGCTCTTCCTCGCGAGCGTGACTTTAGGGGACTGTCGATGTCGCAGTTAGATGGACATGGAAATGTGTCTTTCGGTATAAGGGAGCATATATCGTTCTTGGAAGTGGATTACGACAAGATCGATAAGGTGCGGGGATTAGATGTAAGCATTGTTACCACTGCTAAAAGTGATGAGGATGCTAAAGTGCTTCTTATGGAGCTGGGATTTCCCTTTGTGAGTTAG
- the rpsN gene encoding 30S ribosomal protein S14 has translation MSKKSVVQRNLKRIEISATLSKKRKELVAVMKDQSLSMAERFAAQQKLSKMPRDSSYIRIRNRCLITGRPRGYYRKFKMSRIVLRQLGSMGHVPGLTKSSW, from the coding sequence GTGTCTAAGAAGTCTGTTGTGCAGAGAAACTTAAAGCGTATTGAAATCTCTGCGACTTTGTCTAAAAAGAGAAAAGAGCTTGTTGCTGTAATGAAGGATCAGTCTTTGTCCATGGCAGAGCGGTTTGCTGCTCAGCAGAAGTTGTCCAAGATGCCTAGGGATTCCTCTTATATAAGGATTAGGAATAGGTGTTTGATTACCGGGAGGCCTAGGGGGTACTACAGAAAATTCAAGATGTCTCGTATAGTGCTGAGGCAATTGGGTTCCATGGGGCACGTTCCGGGATTAACTAAGTCGAGTTGGTAG
- the rpsH gene encoding 30S ribosomal protein S8: MSLSDPIADFLTRLRNGQTGMNRVVRVPCSKVVEAVSKILLEEGYIESFSKDPEDPNGRSLKVNLKYYNSAPAIKKIVRVSKPGRRVYSSSEKMPKFYNGLGVYIVSTSKGIMLDCDARKMGVGGEILCGVF, from the coding sequence GTGTCGTTGTCTGATCCCATTGCTGATTTTTTGACGCGTTTACGCAACGGGCAAACAGGTATGAACAGGGTGGTAAGGGTGCCGTGTTCAAAGGTAGTAGAGGCTGTTTCGAAGATTCTTCTAGAGGAGGGGTATATCGAGTCTTTTAGCAAGGATCCTGAGGACCCTAATGGTCGATCGCTCAAAGTGAATCTTAAGTATTATAACTCTGCTCCTGCTATAAAGAAGATAGTGCGTGTTTCTAAGCCTGGCAGGAGGGTTTATTCTTCTTCTGAGAAGATGCCAAAGTTCTACAATGGTCTGGGAGTTTACATAGTGTCCACGTCTAAGGGGATTATGTTGGATTGTGATGCTCGTAAGATGGGTGTCGGTGGCGAAATATTGTGTGGAGTGTTTTAG
- the rplF gene encoding 50S ribosomal protein L6, producing MSRVGAMPIEIPEGVRVGVEGCDVVVTGKDGRVATFALQHGIKAVLNDKVLVLENTAGPSSARAKVMWGSYRSNISNAIKGMADGFSVEFEVNGVGYKVSSVGRILNISLGFSHSVKYVVPEGIEVKCTKPTQFYIKGSDKVKVHMVAADLCAIRRYDPYKGKGIFIKGKYVYRKEVSKKK from the coding sequence GTGTCTAGAGTTGGGGCTATGCCTATAGAGATTCCTGAAGGCGTGAGAGTAGGCGTGGAGGGTTGCGACGTCGTCGTTACTGGCAAGGACGGCAGAGTCGCGACTTTTGCTTTGCAGCATGGGATAAAGGCGGTGCTGAATGATAAAGTTTTGGTCTTGGAAAATACTGCTGGTCCTAGTTCTGCTCGAGCTAAGGTTATGTGGGGTTCTTACAGAAGCAATATAAGTAATGCTATAAAAGGCATGGCTGATGGGTTCTCTGTAGAATTCGAAGTGAATGGAGTTGGGTACAAGGTTTCAAGTGTTGGCAGGATCCTTAACATATCTCTAGGTTTTAGCCATAGTGTGAAATACGTTGTTCCTGAGGGAATTGAAGTTAAGTGCACGAAGCCTACGCAGTTTTACATCAAGGGAAGTGACAAGGTAAAGGTTCACATGGTGGCTGCTGACTTGTGTGCAATTAGGCGATATGATCCGTACAAGGGGAAGGGTATTTTCATAAAAGGAAAGTACGTGTATAGGAAGGAAGTTAGTAAGAAGAAGTAA
- the rplR gene encoding 50S ribosomal protein L18, translated as MSLFDLKRAERRKRRVRLKLRSLSSVRLSVFRSNRHFYAQLIDDDAGNTVAAASTLEPEVLPIAGRRVNSDAVKEVAKLLASRIEGLDATYRKFVFDRGSYRYMGVVSVFADELRSLGFEF; from the coding sequence GTGTCGTTGTTTGATTTAAAAAGAGCGGAAAGGCGCAAGAGGCGCGTTAGGCTGAAGCTCAGGTCTCTGTCTTCTGTGCGGCTTTCCGTATTTAGGTCTAATAGGCATTTCTATGCCCAATTGATAGATGATGATGCTGGGAACACTGTTGCTGCTGCGTCCACATTAGAGCCTGAAGTATTGCCAATTGCCGGTAGGCGTGTTAATTCAGATGCTGTTAAAGAGGTGGCTAAGCTTTTGGCCAGTCGCATAGAGGGGCTGGATGCTACTTATCGCAAGTTCGTGTTTGATAGGGGCTCCTATAGGTATATGGGCGTTGTATCTGTATTTGCCGATGAGTTGAGGAGTCTGGGTTTTGAGTTTTAG
- the rpsE gene encoding 30S ribosomal protein S5, with translation MSVDRKQRASNDSHDLSELLVSVRRVSKVVKGGRRFSFSVLVVVGDEKGRVGCGMGKHAEVAEAKIKAVNAAKKSMIRVYLRESRTLHHDVSAKFCASRVVLRSAKVGTGIIAGGSVRAVFEVLGVQDVVAKIIGSSNPHSVIYAVFTAFKSMLSPKQIAGKRGKKVCDVINR, from the coding sequence ATGAGTGTTGATAGGAAGCAGCGTGCGTCGAATGACTCGCACGATTTGTCGGAATTACTTGTATCTGTGCGTCGGGTCTCCAAGGTTGTGAAAGGGGGCAGGAGGTTTTCTTTCTCAGTTCTTGTTGTGGTTGGAGATGAAAAGGGCAGAGTTGGCTGTGGCATGGGAAAACATGCTGAGGTTGCTGAGGCCAAGATAAAAGCCGTGAATGCCGCTAAGAAGAGCATGATCAGGGTGTATCTTCGTGAATCAAGAACTTTGCATCACGATGTTTCTGCTAAGTTTTGTGCTAGTCGGGTTGTGTTGAGATCTGCAAAGGTTGGTACTGGTATAATAGCCGGAGGCTCCGTTAGAGCAGTTTTTGAGGTTTTGGGTGTTCAGGATGTCGTGGCAAAGATCATTGGTTCTTCGAATCCCCATAGTGTGATTTATGCCGTGTTTACCGCATTCAAGAGCATGTTGTCTCCCAAGCAAATTGCTGGCAAGAGGGGCAAAAAAGTTTGCGATGTTATAAATAGGTAG
- the rplO gene encoding 50S ribosomal protein L15, with protein MKLNELFSGVSRLKGRKVLGRGLGCGKGKTSGRGHKGQKARAGCSVKGFEGGQQSIFTRLPKRGFKSFTRKEYEVVNLSVLQRLVDEKKIDKKAVVSKELLAQLGVISSVKSRVKVLGHGSLKAKMSIQCDAISKTAAERVSLPES; from the coding sequence ATGAAGTTGAATGAGTTATTTAGTGGAGTCTCCAGGCTGAAAGGGCGCAAGGTTCTTGGTAGGGGTCTAGGTTGTGGCAAGGGTAAGACGTCTGGAAGGGGTCATAAGGGTCAGAAGGCGCGGGCTGGTTGCTCAGTAAAGGGTTTTGAAGGGGGGCAGCAGTCGATATTTACACGTCTCCCTAAGCGTGGGTTTAAGTCATTCACGCGTAAAGAGTACGAAGTCGTTAACCTCAGCGTGTTGCAGAGGCTCGTGGATGAAAAGAAAATCGACAAGAAGGCTGTGGTGAGTAAGGAATTGCTTGCGCAGCTTGGGGTGATCTCTTCGGTGAAGAGTAGGGTGAAAGTTTTGGGGCATGGCTCGTTGAAGGCTAAGATGAGTATTCAATGCGATGCGATTTCTAAAACTGCAGCGGAGAGGGTTAGTTTACCTGAGAGTTGA
- the secY gene encoding preprotein translocase subunit SecY, with protein sequence MNVASLSRVGLLKRFGFTLFALVVYRLGTYIPIPGINLSVIEEIVSGHTAGVLGIFNVFSGGALGRMTIFALNVMPYIVASIMVQLLTAAIPALNEMRQEGEIGRNKINSYTRYLAVVFCVIQGLMVLLGLERMNTPDVTVVMDPGMTFRIVGVSSMLAGTMFLLWLGERINLRGIGNGISLIIFVGIISELPSSISSIFLLGKRGEITGFAVFAMLLAFLALFLLIIFFERSYRRVLVQYPKRQVGSRFYNSDSSYMPLKINISGVIPPIFANALMLSLMTLAKFNSGAPWADFIVQYFSADSMLYIAMYIALIVFFTFFYTSLVFDAKETSEMLKKNGGFIPGKRPGNSTREYFEAVIKRLTVIGSLYLAVVCVVPEIMRHYYAISFTLGGTSFLIIVNVINDTFSQVQTQIYSGRYSSLMKKSELWKKVK encoded by the coding sequence GTGAATGTGGCGTCACTAAGTCGGGTTGGTTTGCTCAAAAGGTTTGGTTTTACGCTGTTTGCTTTGGTGGTGTACAGGCTTGGTACGTACATTCCAATTCCCGGAATTAATCTTAGTGTTATAGAAGAGATAGTGTCCGGTCACACTGCTGGTGTGTTGGGAATATTCAATGTTTTTTCTGGTGGTGCACTGGGGCGGATGACAATATTTGCCCTTAATGTTATGCCTTACATAGTGGCATCTATAATGGTCCAGTTGCTAACTGCCGCGATTCCTGCGCTGAATGAGATGCGACAGGAAGGGGAAATTGGTAGGAATAAGATAAATTCGTACACTAGGTATTTGGCGGTAGTCTTCTGTGTGATACAGGGGCTTATGGTTTTATTGGGACTCGAGCGTATGAATACACCCGATGTCACTGTGGTCATGGATCCTGGTATGACTTTCAGAATTGTCGGTGTGAGTAGCATGCTGGCGGGTACTATGTTTTTGTTATGGCTTGGAGAGCGTATAAATCTCCGGGGGATTGGTAATGGTATCTCGCTGATTATCTTCGTGGGCATTATATCGGAATTGCCCAGCTCCATTTCGTCTATCTTCTTGCTTGGTAAAAGGGGTGAGATCACGGGATTCGCAGTGTTTGCCATGCTGCTGGCGTTTCTTGCGCTCTTTTTGCTTATTATCTTCTTTGAAAGGTCCTATAGGAGGGTTCTAGTACAGTATCCGAAGCGGCAGGTGGGGAGTAGGTTTTACAATAGTGACTCTAGCTATATGCCTTTGAAGATAAATATCTCCGGGGTAATACCGCCGATTTTTGCTAATGCACTCATGTTATCTCTCATGACTTTGGCTAAGTTTAATTCTGGTGCTCCATGGGCGGATTTTATAGTGCAGTACTTTTCCGCGGATAGCATGTTGTACATAGCTATGTACATTGCGTTGATAGTGTTTTTCACCTTTTTCTATACCTCTTTAGTGTTCGATGCCAAAGAGACGTCGGAGATGTTGAAGAAAAACGGTGGCTTTATTCCCGGGAAAAGGCCTGGGAACAGTACCAGGGAGTATTTTGAGGCTGTAATAAAAAGGCTAACAGTTATAGGGTCGCTGTATCTGGCGGTGGTGTGCGTTGTGCCTGAGATAATGCGTCACTATTACGCCATATCATTCACGCTTGGGGGTACGAGCTTTTTGATCATAGTTAACGTCATCAATGATACCTTTTCGCAGGTGCAGACGCAGATATACTCTGGAAGGTATAGCTCATTGATGAAAAAGTCTGAGCTGTGGAAAAAAGTGAAATGA
- a CDS encoding adenylate kinase family protein — translation MEKSEMNLLIFGAPGSGKGTQARLLVESMRGVISVISLGDLLRAEVASDTEVGKEIEMVMQAGKLVSDPLVCEVILRQLRKVKTTGFLLDGFPRNMPQAKFLTAALELLGKEISAVLKLDVDANVLVDRLLGRMVCVECGVVSNAMFSQAEACGKCGSTSYSRRTDDSGSVIRQRFSIYEEFAVELEQYYGEKVLVIDGNRPVDEVHADIKHRVNCLNN, via the coding sequence GTGGAAAAAAGTGAAATGAACTTGCTTATATTCGGGGCTCCGGGCTCGGGCAAAGGGACACAGGCACGCTTGCTTGTTGAGTCCATGCGCGGGGTGATTTCCGTCATTTCTCTTGGAGACTTATTGAGAGCCGAAGTAGCTTCGGATACGGAAGTGGGTAAAGAGATTGAGATGGTCATGCAAGCAGGAAAACTGGTAAGTGACCCGCTGGTTTGTGAGGTAATATTGCGCCAGTTAAGGAAAGTGAAAACTACAGGTTTTTTGCTTGATGGTTTTCCTAGAAATATGCCGCAAGCTAAATTTCTTACGGCAGCTCTCGAGTTGCTAGGTAAGGAGATAAGCGCTGTATTGAAGTTAGATGTGGATGCTAATGTGTTGGTGGATAGACTACTGGGACGCATGGTCTGTGTTGAGTGCGGTGTGGTGAGCAACGCCATGTTTAGTCAAGCAGAAGCTTGTGGTAAGTGTGGCAGTACTAGTTACAGCCGCAGAACTGATGATTCGGGGTCTGTTATCAGACAGAGGTTCTCCATCTATGAGGAGTTCGCGGTTGAGTTAGAGCAATATTACGGGGAAAAAGTTCTTGTAATAGATGGCAACAGGCCTGTGGATGAAGTTCATGCTGATATCAAGCATAGGGTTAATTGTCTAAATAACTAG
- the rpsM gene encoding 30S ribosomal protein S13 — translation MARIGGVNIPVNKRVVVALTYIYGVGPSLANRICEGCNIDKNIRVSALGDDDVVGIRNFIRANCIVEADLRKEVAMNIKYLMDIGCYRGLRHRKKLPVRGQRTHTNARTRKGGTRLAVAAKKR, via the coding sequence GTGGCGCGTATAGGTGGGGTTAATATCCCCGTAAACAAGCGTGTGGTGGTTGCCTTGACCTATATTTATGGTGTCGGTCCGTCCTTGGCTAATAGGATCTGTGAGGGCTGTAATATAGACAAGAATATTAGGGTATCTGCCCTGGGTGATGATGATGTAGTTGGGATAAGGAATTTTATTCGTGCTAATTGCATCGTTGAGGCGGATCTCAGGAAAGAGGTGGCTATGAACATCAAGTATTTGATGGACATTGGTTGCTACAGGGGTTTGAGGCATAGGAAGAAACTTCCTGTGCGTGGGCAGAGGACTCACACCAATGCTAGGACTCGTAAAGGTGGCACTAGATTGGCTGTTGCCGCTAAGAAGAGGTAA